One window of Botrimarina mediterranea genomic DNA carries:
- a CDS encoding GNAT family N-acetyltransferase, whose amino-acid sequence MSTSSLRIRVAAEPERRQALELVLRPLAPESRGPLLDAVAGAEPHALGPLDALLVAVDGERIVAATWAQPSPGKAASLWPPEWVGKRPQDAQLAEAALIAKAAQACDAVGVAMTQTLFERSDDARIAALAEAGYDKIATLQYMGRSIRGADRKAAGDDALSFEPYSPREHGRLKRLLTATYIDSLDCPGLEVYRDLDDVLAGYRATGIYDPRHWLVASRDGEDVGVVLVAEHPGTDQAELIYMGLTPAARGRGYGKRLVQQAISAAASIGVDQLMVAVDEGNAPAKRLYQRAGFAAWAKRYVYVRPRSGAK is encoded by the coding sequence ATGTCGACGTCGTCACTACGAATCCGCGTTGCCGCCGAGCCCGAGCGCCGTCAGGCGCTGGAGCTCGTGTTGCGGCCGCTTGCGCCGGAGTCGCGGGGGCCGCTGCTCGACGCCGTAGCGGGCGCCGAGCCGCATGCGCTCGGGCCGCTCGACGCGTTGTTGGTGGCGGTCGATGGCGAGCGGATCGTCGCGGCGACTTGGGCGCAGCCCTCGCCGGGCAAGGCGGCCTCGTTGTGGCCGCCGGAGTGGGTCGGCAAACGCCCTCAGGACGCGCAGCTTGCCGAGGCCGCCCTCATCGCCAAGGCCGCCCAGGCGTGCGACGCGGTGGGCGTGGCCATGACGCAGACGTTGTTCGAGCGGTCGGACGACGCCCGCATCGCCGCGCTCGCCGAGGCGGGCTACGACAAGATCGCCACGCTCCAGTACATGGGCCGCTCGATCCGCGGCGCCGATCGAAAGGCGGCTGGCGACGACGCCCTGTCGTTCGAGCCCTACTCCCCCCGTGAACACGGCCGCCTCAAGCGGCTGCTGACCGCGACCTACATCGACAGCCTCGACTGCCCGGGGCTCGAAGTCTATCGCGACCTCGACGACGTGCTCGCCGGCTACCGGGCGACAGGCATCTACGACCCGCGGCACTGGCTCGTGGCCAGTCGCGATGGCGAAGACGTGGGCGTTGTCCTCGTCGCCGAGCACCCCGGGACCGATCAGGCCGAGCTGATCTACATGGGCCTCACGCCCGCGGCGCGCGGCCGTGGCTACGGCAAACGGCTGGTGCAGCAAGCGATCAGCGCCGCCGCGTCGATCGGCGTCGATCAGCTGATGGTCGCCGTCGATGAAGGGAACGCGCCGGCGAAGCGCCTCTACCAGCGGGCCGGCTTTGCAGCGTGGGCAAAGCGTTACGTCTACGTCCGCCCGCGCAGCGGCGCGAAATGA
- a CDS encoding DUF6690 family protein → MIGRPLVLAGVLGAAAGGPYVLSQANNGGLPNPWAAPAAPAEAEAAPPPKQEFDPLGGGVARPPETGFRGGPGSHVYDSPASLVGPVGIPLEQAMDWGVDKNWVYRNWARKSTGLSDPTLFGVRVPLVTGAGMTDIAGSLTYYFDANGVLQRMTLHGRTADTSRLVHLATSRFAMQPASGSPGDQVFQAVEKKQLRGILRTRPEGTLWATSPHGSFTVDMDVTRPGGPYVAKSFAPRLEIPSAAPPPEPRLAEARGKNDDASPVLPSRSVVPDAKPIDPKASAAPADPNAVNGPPTPKLPEFGTPAAAPPPEVEKLDGYRDRFRWPG, encoded by the coding sequence ATGATCGGACGCCCCCTCGTACTCGCTGGCGTGCTCGGCGCCGCCGCCGGCGGACCGTACGTCCTGTCGCAAGCGAACAACGGCGGGCTGCCGAACCCCTGGGCCGCGCCGGCCGCACCGGCCGAGGCCGAAGCGGCGCCCCCGCCTAAGCAAGAGTTCGACCCGCTCGGCGGCGGAGTCGCCCGCCCGCCCGAAACAGGTTTCCGGGGCGGCCCGGGCTCGCACGTCTACGACAGCCCCGCTTCGCTCGTGGGACCCGTCGGCATCCCGCTCGAACAGGCGATGGACTGGGGCGTCGATAAGAACTGGGTCTACCGCAACTGGGCCCGCAAATCGACCGGCCTCTCGGACCCAACGCTGTTTGGCGTCCGTGTGCCGCTGGTGACCGGCGCCGGGATGACCGACATCGCTGGGTCGCTCACCTACTACTTCGACGCGAACGGCGTGTTGCAACGCATGACGCTCCACGGCCGCACGGCCGACACGTCGCGCCTCGTCCACTTGGCGACGAGTCGCTTCGCGATGCAGCCCGCCAGCGGTTCGCCCGGCGATCAGGTCTTCCAAGCCGTCGAGAAGAAACAGCTCCGCGGCATCCTCCGGACCCGGCCCGAGGGGACCCTCTGGGCCACGTCTCCGCACGGCAGCTTCACGGTGGACATGGACGTGACGCGTCCCGGCGGTCCCTACGTCGCCAAGTCGTTCGCGCCGCGGCTTGAGATCCCGTCGGCCGCGCCGCCGCCGGAGCCCCGGCTTGCCGAAGCGAGAGGGAAGAACGACGACGCGTCGCCGGTTCTCCCGTCGCGGAGCGTGGTGCCCGACGCCAAGCCGATCGATCCAAAGGCGTCCGCCGCCCCCGCCGACCCCAACGCGGTGAACGGCCCGCCGACGCCGAAGCTGCCGGAGTTCGGAACCCCCGCCGCGGCGCCGCCGCCGGAAGTGGAGAAGCTGGATGGGTATCGGGATCGGTTTCGCTGGCCGGGTTAA
- a CDS encoding THUMP-like domain-containing protein: protein MASPPLPSPTTAQWLLGDEAATVLADIADATLSPAAIEKLRKQLGGPDAAPRAAAAFELAELRHRATNKFTRAAEMFFTRKALEQSTDEWIARYKAQRLSAHQTLVDACCGLGGDLVGNLTGRPKGVDSDPLLAAYAGRNAEVYGVEATISTTTLAADNLPECDAWHADPDRRVGGRRSSQPDLHEPTLATLAAWRRRTPAAAIKLAPAAQLPDDWQAECELEWISRAGECRQLVAWAGPLAHDPGQRRATKVHSDGTAATFLGDSNAACGLAGQLGAYIHDFDPAILAAGLDSALAARHALSRCATRVAYFTSDTAVDDPLVASFRVVEVAPLSRKRLANWIREHNVGTLEIKCRGVDVRPEALRRELKPQGDASATLLIFPDHRGKPIVVIAERPL from the coding sequence ATGGCGTCCCCTCCCCTGCCCTCGCCGACGACAGCCCAATGGTTGCTGGGCGACGAAGCGGCGACGGTCCTCGCCGACATCGCCGACGCGACGCTCAGCCCCGCGGCGATCGAGAAGCTGCGCAAGCAGCTCGGCGGCCCCGACGCGGCTCCGCGGGCCGCCGCCGCTTTCGAGCTCGCCGAGCTGCGCCATCGCGCTACGAACAAGTTCACCCGCGCAGCCGAGATGTTCTTCACCCGCAAGGCCCTTGAGCAGTCGACCGACGAGTGGATCGCCCGCTACAAGGCCCAGCGGCTGAGCGCCCACCAGACGCTCGTAGACGCATGCTGTGGGCTCGGTGGCGACCTAGTGGGGAATCTGACCGGCCGACCCAAAGGCGTCGATTCTGACCCCCTTCTGGCCGCCTACGCGGGTCGTAACGCGGAGGTCTACGGCGTCGAGGCGACCATCTCCACAACCACCCTCGCCGCCGATAATCTGCCCGAGTGCGACGCCTGGCACGCCGACCCCGACCGCCGCGTCGGCGGCCGGCGTTCGTCGCAGCCCGACCTCCACGAACCGACGCTAGCGACGCTCGCCGCTTGGCGCCGACGGACCCCCGCCGCCGCGATCAAACTCGCCCCCGCCGCCCAGCTCCCCGACGACTGGCAGGCGGAGTGCGAACTCGAATGGATCAGCCGCGCCGGCGAGTGCCGCCAGCTCGTCGCCTGGGCCGGCCCCCTCGCCCACGATCCGGGTCAGCGCCGCGCCACCAAAGTTCATAGCGACGGAACGGCAGCGACGTTCCTTGGCGATTCCAACGCCGCCTGCGGCTTAGCAGGCCAACTCGGCGCCTACATCCACGACTTCGACCCCGCCATCCTCGCCGCGGGCCTCGACAGCGCGCTCGCCGCGCGACACGCATTGTCGCGCTGCGCGACACGGGTGGCGTACTTCACCAGCGACACAGCGGTCGATGATCCGCTGGTGGCTTCGTTCCGGGTTGTTGAAGTGGCGCCGCTAAGCCGCAAGCGGCTGGCGAATTGGATTCGGGAGCACAACGTCGGGACGCTTGAGATCAAATGCCGCGGCGTCGATGTCCGACCCGAAGCGCTGCGGCGAGAGCTCAAGCCCCAAGGCGACGCGTCAGCGACGCTCCTCATCTTCCCCGACCACCGCGGCAAACCGATCGTCGTCATCGCCGAGCGCCCACTCTGA
- a CDS encoding sugar phosphate isomerase/epimerase family protein yields the protein MKLAFSANAYLSFPIDEALRRIAAAGYAGVELLADVPHAWPAGLLEVQKDAIRRSLEDNRLTISNINAFMMNAVADPRQPYWHPSWTDPDPHYRTIRREHTKRSLRLALDLGAPHITTEPGGPAFEGQSRADALRLFREELLPCVEMAEAIGVGLLIEPEPELTIERFGEYLEFVESLDSPRVGLNFDVGHAYCVGEVPQDWVARMAPHTVHYHLEDIAATRVHKHLIPGHGAVDLKATINAIADTGYDGWLTVELYPYGDSPDAAAAEAFAYLAPLVHDAKRRTTDHTDFTDEE from the coding sequence GTGAAACTCGCCTTCAGCGCCAACGCCTATCTCTCCTTCCCGATCGACGAGGCGCTGCGTCGTATCGCGGCGGCGGGCTATGCGGGCGTCGAGTTGCTCGCCGACGTGCCGCACGCCTGGCCCGCGGGTCTGCTCGAAGTGCAGAAGGACGCGATCCGGCGTTCGCTCGAAGACAACCGGCTGACGATCTCGAACATCAACGCGTTCATGATGAACGCCGTCGCCGACCCGCGGCAGCCGTACTGGCACCCGAGCTGGACCGACCCCGACCCGCACTACCGCACGATCCGCCGCGAACACACGAAGCGCTCGTTGCGGCTCGCCCTGGACCTCGGCGCCCCGCACATCACGACCGAGCCCGGCGGCCCGGCGTTCGAAGGCCAGTCCCGCGCCGACGCGCTGCGCCTCTTCCGCGAAGAGCTGCTGCCGTGCGTCGAGATGGCCGAGGCGATCGGCGTCGGGCTGCTCATCGAGCCCGAGCCCGAGCTCACGATCGAACGATTCGGTGAGTACTTGGAGTTCGTCGAGTCGCTCGACTCGCCGCGTGTGGGGCTGAACTTCGATGTGGGCCACGCGTACTGCGTCGGCGAAGTCCCGCAGGACTGGGTCGCCCGGATGGCGCCGCACACGGTGCATTACCACCTCGAAGACATCGCCGCGACCCGCGTCCACAAGCACCTCATCCCCGGCCACGGCGCCGTCGATCTAAAGGCAACGATCAACGCGATCGCCGATACGGGCTACGACGGCTGGCTCACCGTCGAACTCTATCCGTATGGTGACTCGCCCGACGCCGCAGCGGCGGAGGCTTTCGCGTACTTGGCGCCGCTGGTGCATGACGCGAAGAGGAGAACCACGGATCACACGGATTTCACGGATGAAGAATAA
- a CDS encoding UbiA family prenyltransferase encodes MTSVVKKIAAYAKLLRLSNAPTAVADVWMGYAVVSGELKPTWPLALMTVASLCLYHGGMALNDANDAEEDARDNRGRPIENEQVSRNTAYSLAYGLFTLAILLSFYLCILIAGFELLFITALLCAAIIAYNSRYKPTVAGPFLMAFCRFLNVQLGSSAAVFTLQTFEGKAPASLSDAYAAAFVIGCYVLGLTLFARHETAGANRVPLLIGLSISLAAIAIAATTLWIPPSVNPLSWRLMLVVAGLFSVRGMVAGILQPTPKNIGRGVGIAIQGLVVIDATLATLYAGPVAGLAILALLPVTMLLARWIPQT; translated from the coding sequence GTGACATCCGTGGTCAAAAAAATCGCCGCCTACGCCAAGCTGCTGCGGCTGTCGAACGCGCCGACGGCCGTGGCGGATGTGTGGATGGGCTACGCGGTGGTGAGCGGAGAGTTGAAGCCGACTTGGCCGCTGGCGCTGATGACGGTAGCGTCGCTGTGCCTCTACCACGGCGGCATGGCGCTCAATGATGCGAATGACGCAGAGGAGGACGCACGAGATAATCGCGGCCGCCCAATTGAGAACGAGCAGGTCTCAAGAAACACCGCGTATAGCCTCGCCTATGGCCTTTTCACCTTGGCGATACTGCTCTCATTTTATCTCTGCATTCTAATCGCTGGATTTGAACTGCTCTTCATCACAGCTCTGCTCTGCGCAGCAATCATCGCCTACAACTCGCGATACAAACCAACCGTTGCCGGCCCGTTCTTGATGGCATTTTGCCGATTCTTGAATGTTCAGTTGGGATCATCTGCCGCGGTCTTCACGTTGCAAACCTTTGAAGGCAAAGCACCTGCGAGTCTATCCGACGCCTATGCCGCCGCTTTTGTTATCGGCTGCTATGTGCTGGGTCTAACGCTGTTTGCTCGCCATGAAACGGCAGGCGCAAATAGAGTTCCTCTTCTAATTGGGCTCTCTATTAGCTTAGCCGCGATTGCTATTGCAGCGACCACCCTATGGATCCCACCTAGCGTCAATCCGTTGTCTTGGCGTCTCATGCTGGTAGTAGCGGGCCTGTTTTCTGTACGCGGCATGGTCGCCGGCATCCTTCAGCCCACACCCAAGAACATCGGCCGCGGCGTTGGCATCGCTATCCAGGGGCTCGTTGTCATCGACGCGACGCTGGCGACGCTTTACGCGGGGCCGGTCGCGGGGCTGGCGATTCTCGCGCTGCTGCCGGTTACGATGCTGCTTGCGCGGTGGATTCCGCAGACGTGA
- a CDS encoding sugar phosphate isomerase/epimerase family protein, giving the protein MILGYNTNGFAHHAPQDAMEVLASIGYRAVALTIDHGVLNPRDAALGDQPGRLRRVAKKLGLTIVVETGGRYLLDPWMKHEPTLVSTDADKRASRVAFYEQAIDVAQELGAVCVSLWSGVLRDDAPAGEAWERLVAGMKPVLEHAHRCAMPVAFEPEPGMFVATLADYRELKERLAASGVVMEPLRLTIDIGHLHCNGETPLADEIERHAADLANVHLEDMRAGVHEHLPFGEGEIDFTEVMAALKRITYTGPACVELSRHSHDAPRVARAAYDFLTSFD; this is encoded by the coding sequence TTGATCCTCGGCTACAACACCAACGGCTTCGCCCACCACGCGCCGCAGGACGCGATGGAGGTGCTTGCTTCGATCGGCTATCGCGCGGTCGCGTTGACGATCGATCACGGCGTGCTCAATCCGCGCGACGCGGCTCTCGGCGATCAGCCCGGGCGGTTGCGGCGAGTGGCGAAGAAGCTGGGGCTGACGATCGTCGTTGAAACGGGTGGACGCTACTTGCTCGACCCGTGGATGAAGCACGAGCCGACGCTCGTCTCCACCGACGCCGACAAGCGGGCGTCGCGGGTGGCGTTTTATGAGCAAGCGATTGATGTCGCACAGGAACTCGGCGCCGTGTGCGTCTCGCTCTGGTCGGGCGTCTTGCGTGATGACGCGCCGGCGGGCGAAGCTTGGGAGCGGCTCGTCGCGGGGATGAAGCCGGTGCTGGAGCACGCCCATCGGTGCGCGATGCCGGTCGCCTTCGAGCCCGAGCCGGGGATGTTTGTCGCGACGCTTGCCGATTACCGTGAGTTGAAGGAACGCTTAGCCGCTAGCGGCGTGGTCATGGAACCGCTGCGGTTGACGATCGATATCGGGCACCTGCACTGCAACGGCGAGACGCCGCTCGCCGATGAGATCGAGCGGCACGCCGCCGACCTGGCGAACGTCCACCTTGAAGACATGCGCGCCGGCGTCCACGAGCACCTGCCTTTCGGCGAAGGCGAGATCGACTTCACCGAAGTGATGGCGGCCCTCAAGCGAATCACCTACACGGGCCCGGCATGCGTCGAGCTCAGCCGCCACAGCCACGACGCCCCGCGCGTCGCCCGCGCGGCTTACGACTTCCTTACCTCTTTTGATTAA
- a CDS encoding alkaline phosphatase family protein yields the protein MADHVFLLSVPGLRERDLEHMPRLSSLTAAGDRAPLVASVPAVTLPVQANMTTGQPPAEHGVVANGFYWRDGRGAHDGVEMWTAWADVVQRPRIWDRLKDHDTSLTSAVWFPLLVKGCAADFVCTPAPKHNEDGSESMWCYTRPEPLYADLLPELGHFPLQHFWGPMANIQGSRWIVSSLLWLLEREQPNFVYVYLPHLDYAAQKFGPDSPQAIAALEELDGEIGRLVDGVQTALSGEPLWLVASEYAISEVSHASYPNRALRDAGLLEVRQDEDGRERLDFAASRAWVMVDHQVGHVFVRDRDAAVIAQATDALGKLEGIAAVWDAEEQARQGVGHERSGDLLLVSEPHSWQAYYWWRDDALSPRFARQVDIHQKPGYDPCEQFWDMAAMQQHGGGVPLDPLRVKGSHGAPPRSDAQRGVLLSSRKGTFIEQPTADVDVFDMVLRQFGA from the coding sequence ATGGCCGACCACGTTTTTCTGTTGTCCGTTCCCGGTCTGCGTGAGCGCGACCTTGAGCACATGCCGCGGCTGAGCTCGCTTACCGCGGCGGGCGATCGGGCGCCGCTCGTGGCGAGCGTGCCGGCGGTGACGCTGCCGGTGCAGGCCAACATGACGACGGGGCAGCCACCCGCGGAGCATGGCGTTGTCGCCAACGGCTTTTACTGGCGCGACGGGCGTGGCGCGCACGACGGCGTCGAGATGTGGACCGCTTGGGCCGACGTGGTGCAGCGGCCGCGCATCTGGGATCGGCTCAAGGACCACGACACGTCGCTCACCAGCGCCGTTTGGTTCCCCCTGCTCGTGAAAGGCTGTGCGGCGGACTTCGTTTGCACGCCCGCGCCGAAGCACAACGAGGACGGCAGCGAGTCGATGTGGTGCTACACCCGGCCCGAGCCGTTGTACGCCGACCTGCTGCCCGAGCTGGGCCACTTCCCGCTGCAGCACTTCTGGGGGCCGATGGCGAACATCCAGGGGAGCCGTTGGATCGTGTCGTCGCTCTTGTGGCTGCTGGAGCGTGAGCAGCCGAACTTTGTTTACGTCTACTTGCCGCACCTCGATTACGCGGCGCAGAAGTTCGGGCCCGATTCGCCGCAGGCGATTGCGGCCTTGGAGGAACTTGATGGTGAGATTGGGCGACTCGTCGATGGCGTGCAGACGGCGCTAAGCGGCGAGCCGCTGTGGCTAGTGGCTTCGGAGTATGCGATCAGCGAGGTCTCGCACGCCAGCTACCCGAACCGCGCCTTGCGCGACGCGGGGCTGCTGGAAGTACGGCAGGACGAGGACGGTCGCGAACGGCTCGACTTCGCGGCGAGCCGCGCATGGGTGATGGTGGACCATCAGGTGGGGCATGTCTTCGTCCGCGACCGCGACGCGGCGGTGATCGCTCAAGCGACCGACGCGCTCGGCAAACTCGAAGGGATCGCCGCGGTTTGGGACGCCGAAGAGCAAGCCCGCCAGGGAGTCGGCCACGAGCGTTCGGGCGACCTCTTGCTGGTTAGCGAGCCGCATAGTTGGCAGGCTTACTACTGGTGGCGTGACGACGCGCTCTCGCCGCGGTTCGCCCGGCAAGTCGATATCCACCAGAAGCCGGGCTACGACCCGTGCGAGCAGTTCTGGGACATGGCCGCGATGCAGCAGCACGGCGGCGGCGTGCCGCTAGATCCGCTGCGGGTGAAGGGCTCGCACGGCGCCCCGCCGCGCAGCGACGCCCAACGCGGCGTGCTGCTCTCCAGCCGCAAAGGGACGTTCATCGAACAGCCGACCGCCGATGTCGATGTGTTCGACATGGTGCTGCGGCAGTTCGGGGCGTAA
- a CDS encoding sodium:solute symporter codes for METLDWAVIGGYFAIILGLAWWVIRQKNDTSEDYFLAGHSLGWFIVGASIFASNIGSEHLVGLAGSGATDGVAMAHYELHAWCLLVLGWILVPFYARSRVFTMPEFLERRFSPAARYTLSIISLVAYVVTKIAVGIYAGGIVFSVLLPELTIGPLNSFWIGSLIVLVLTGVYTTLGGFRAVAYTETLQTVVLIVGSALVTYYGLQAIGGWEGLRDTIGDDKFNLWKPLTAVVDGKALPFEWAPVEETNDAGQLTRQAWYFNGNYPWLGMLFCAPIIGLWYWCTDQYIVQRALGAENETEARRGSIFAALLKLLPVFIFIVPGMICMGLVMKSQSGEIDNLDFAPMMTEDGSEIEDSGKAFPMMVQNVLPTGIRGLVVAGLLSALMSSLAGVFNACSTLFTIDLYQKFAPLASEKRLVQVGRMATVAMVLIGMAWIPVIQGSKGLYDYLQSVQGYLAPPIFVVFFLGIAWKRLNAAGCMAALLVGFALGLFRMGVDTPSKIYPGFEYPAGSLLWIVNKIYFQYFSLIITLVSAAAMILVSYLTSPPNEAQISGLTYGAITEEDKARTRESWGTIDVITSCLVMALILGAYIYFSG; via the coding sequence GTGGAAACGCTCGACTGGGCCGTCATTGGCGGCTACTTCGCCATTATCCTGGGACTCGCTTGGTGGGTCATCCGCCAGAAGAACGATACGTCTGAGGATTACTTCCTCGCTGGTCATAGCCTCGGCTGGTTCATCGTCGGGGCGTCGATCTTCGCGTCGAACATCGGCTCGGAGCATCTCGTGGGCCTCGCCGGTTCGGGCGCGACCGACGGCGTCGCGATGGCGCATTACGAGCTGCACGCCTGGTGCCTGCTGGTGCTCGGATGGATCCTGGTTCCGTTCTACGCCCGGAGCCGGGTGTTCACGATGCCGGAGTTCCTCGAGCGACGGTTCTCGCCCGCGGCGCGGTACACGCTGAGCATCATTTCGCTCGTGGCGTACGTCGTCACAAAGATCGCCGTGGGCATCTACGCCGGTGGCATTGTCTTCTCGGTGCTGCTGCCCGAACTCACGATCGGACCACTCAACAGTTTCTGGATCGGCTCGCTGATTGTGCTGGTGCTGACGGGTGTTTACACGACGCTCGGCGGCTTCCGCGCGGTCGCCTATACCGAGACCTTGCAAACGGTCGTGCTGATCGTCGGCTCGGCGTTGGTGACTTACTACGGCCTGCAAGCGATCGGGGGCTGGGAGGGGTTGCGTGACACGATCGGCGACGACAAGTTCAACCTCTGGAAGCCGCTCACCGCGGTAGTAGACGGGAAGGCGTTGCCGTTCGAGTGGGCCCCGGTCGAAGAGACCAACGACGCGGGCCAGCTCACCCGCCAGGCGTGGTACTTCAATGGCAACTACCCGTGGCTTGGCATGCTCTTCTGCGCGCCGATCATCGGCCTCTGGTACTGGTGCACCGACCAGTACATCGTCCAGCGCGCCCTCGGCGCCGAGAACGAGACCGAGGCCCGCCGCGGCAGCATCTTCGCGGCGCTGCTCAAGCTGCTGCCGGTGTTCATCTTCATCGTCCCCGGCATGATCTGCATGGGGCTGGTGATGAAGTCGCAGTCGGGTGAAATCGACAATCTGGACTTCGCGCCAATGATGACCGAGGACGGGTCCGAGATCGAGGACTCCGGCAAGGCGTTCCCGATGATGGTGCAGAACGTCTTGCCGACGGGCATCCGCGGACTGGTCGTTGCGGGTCTGCTGTCGGCGCTGATGAGCTCGCTGGCCGGCGTCTTCAATGCGTGCAGCACGCTGTTCACGATCGACCTCTACCAGAAGTTCGCGCCGCTGGCGTCGGAGAAGCGGCTGGTGCAGGTGGGCCGCATGGCCACGGTGGCGATGGTGCTCATCGGTATGGCGTGGATCCCTGTCATCCAGGGCTCGAAGGGCCTCTACGATTATCTACAGAGTGTGCAGGGTTACCTGGCGCCGCCGATCTTTGTCGTCTTCTTCCTCGGCATCGCCTGGAAGCGGCTCAACGCGGCCGGCTGCATGGCGGCGCTGCTGGTGGGTTTCGCGCTGGGGCTTTTCCGCATGGGCGTCGATACGCCGAGCAAGATCTACCCCGGCTTCGAGTACCCGGCGGGCTCGCTGCTGTGGATCGTGAACAAGATCTATTTCCAGTACTTTAGCCTGATCATCACGCTGGTGAGCGCCGCGGCGATGATCCTCGTCAGCTACCTGACATCGCCGCCCAACGAAGCCCAGATTAGCGGACTCACGTACGGCGCGATCACCGAAGAAGACAAGGCGCGGACGCGCGAAAGTTGGGGCACGATTGACGTGATCACTTCGTGCCTCGTGATGGCGCTGATCCTCGGCGCGTACATCTACTTCAGCGGTTGA
- a CDS encoding ATP-dependent zinc protease family protein, with protein MLSYLTCLNWSRWLLCFAVVPTCVFTSSMAPAWAQEAVITEEVDESVPPDPPAPEDCPEAENKVVLGPVAKFTEKESGFSYRARVDTGAKTCSIHATKVKIEDANKKSMIKNIGKKVSFELESTDGKKKRVTTTIADTVRVKTTNSDAIQRRYKVWLTLSYGDVERRVHVTLNDRSHMKYPLLIGRNLLCGTFLVDVSVEPVAEQIADNEEVEIEDDEEEDESEG; from the coding sequence ATGCTGAGCTACCTAACCTGCCTGAATTGGTCCCGCTGGCTCCTCTGCTTCGCTGTCGTGCCGACTTGCGTGTTCACGTCGAGCATGGCGCCGGCTTGGGCGCAAGAAGCGGTAATAACGGAAGAAGTGGACGAATCCGTGCCACCGGACCCGCCGGCGCCGGAGGACTGTCCGGAGGCGGAGAATAAGGTCGTCCTCGGTCCGGTCGCCAAGTTTACCGAGAAGGAATCGGGATTTAGCTATCGGGCCCGCGTCGATACGGGCGCCAAGACGTGCTCGATCCACGCCACCAAGGTCAAGATCGAAGACGCCAACAAGAAGTCGATGATCAAGAACATCGGCAAAAAGGTCTCCTTCGAACTGGAATCGACCGACGGCAAGAAGAAGCGGGTGACAACCACCATCGCCGACACCGTCCGGGTGAAGACCACCAACTCCGACGCCATCCAGCGTCGCTACAAAGTCTGGTTGACGCTGAGTTACGGGGACGTCGAGCGGCGCGTGCATGTCACGCTCAACGACCGTTCGCATATGAAGTATCCGCTCCTCATCGGGCGCAATCTGCTCTGCGGTACCTTCCTTGTCGACGTCTCCGTTGAACCGGTGGCGGAGCAGATCGCCGATAACGAGGAGGTCGAGATCGAGGACGACGAGGAAGAGGACGAGAGCGAAGGCTGA